The following coding sequences are from one Desulfofundulus luciae window:
- a CDS encoding MraY family glycosyltransferase yields the protein MLKMLLGLLLAGGITLTATPWVRRQAFRWGAVDRPNARKVHKDVMPRLGGLAVYAGFVTAVLVTIQPTRSLYGLLLGMTLIMLLGALDDLRGLSPRVKLAGQVVAAVVLLPLDVQVYFVTNPFNGHIVDLGWLGIPITIFWVVAVTNAVNLIDGLDGLAGGVSCIAALTMAVVGWTQWQVFGAAGQREVIMLALMLAAALLGFLRYNFHPAKIFLGDSGSMLLGYTLAVMAIMGLTKSVTAVSVLVPLVILGIPLLDTFFAILRRYHRHRPIFQPDKEHLHHQLLALGLSHRQAVLVIYGISALLGGSAVVLNLVATDQALALLVILAVVVIAAANKVGVIGRAPEKDRQMSSRL from the coding sequence TTGCTCAAAATGTTGCTGGGCCTGTTGCTGGCCGGCGGGATTACCCTGACGGCAACCCCCTGGGTGCGGCGGCAGGCCTTCCGTTGGGGAGCGGTGGACCGGCCCAATGCCCGCAAGGTGCATAAGGATGTCATGCCGCGATTGGGTGGTCTGGCGGTATACGCAGGTTTTGTTACGGCCGTTCTGGTCACCATACAGCCCACCCGCAGTCTTTACGGGCTGCTGCTGGGGATGACGTTGATCATGCTCCTTGGTGCGCTGGATGATCTCCGGGGTCTCTCGCCCCGGGTGAAGCTGGCCGGGCAGGTAGTTGCGGCAGTGGTCCTGTTGCCTCTGGATGTGCAGGTGTATTTTGTTACCAATCCCTTTAACGGCCATATAGTCGATCTCGGTTGGCTGGGTATTCCCATCACCATTTTCTGGGTGGTGGCGGTTACCAACGCGGTCAATTTAATTGACGGGTTGGATGGTCTGGCCGGCGGCGTTTCCTGTATTGCCGCTTTAACTATGGCAGTGGTGGGCTGGACACAGTGGCAGGTCTTTGGTGCCGCAGGGCAGCGGGAGGTAATCATGCTGGCCTTAATGCTTGCTGCGGCATTGCTGGGCTTCCTGCGCTACAATTTTCATCCGGCTAAAATCTTCCTTGGTGACTCCGGCTCCATGCTGCTGGGTTATACCCTGGCCGTGATGGCCATCATGGGCTTGACCAAGAGTGTAACTGCCGTTTCTGTGCTGGTGCCCCTGGTTATTCTGGGCATCCCCCTGCTGGATACCTTCTTTGCCATATTGCGCCGCTACCACAGGCACCGGCCCATCTTCCAGCCGGATAAGGAGCACCTGCATCATCAACTGCTGGCCCTGGGACTTTCCCACCGGCAGGCCGTCCTGGTGATTTATGGCATCAGCGCCCTGCTGGGAGGCAGCGCGGTGGTATTGAACCTGGTGGCTACCGATCAGGCCCTGGCCCTGCTGGTTATACTGGCCGTTGTGGTCATTGCCGCGGCAAACAAAGTGGGCGTGATTGGTAGAGCTCCTGAGAAGGATCGACAGATGTCGAGCAGGTTATAG
- a CDS encoding cold shock domain-containing protein: protein MQGRVKWFSAEKGYGFIEREDGKDVFVHFSAIQEEGFKTLNEGQLVEFDIVEGARGPQAANVVKL, encoded by the coding sequence ATGCAGGGAAGAGTCAAGTGGTTCAGCGCCGAGAAGGGTTACGGTTTCATCGAGAGGGAGGACGGCAAGGATGTCTTTGTTCACTTCTCGGCCATCCAGGAAGAAGGGTTCAAAACCCTGAACGAAGGTCAGCTCGTGGAGTTTGATATCGTCGAGGGTGCCCGTGGGCCTCAGGCGGCCAATGTGGTGAAGTTATAA
- a CDS encoding DUF1659 domain-containing protein, with protein MAVSKVPSTTVLRLVLQTGFDGEGNPVYRNKNLNNVRPDAADQDLFDVAQALAGLQEYPLAGVNRIDSARLVQV; from the coding sequence ATGGCTGTGAGCAAGGTTCCCAGCACCACGGTCCTGCGGCTGGTGCTGCAAACCGGCTTTGACGGGGAGGGCAACCCGGTCTACCGCAATAAAAACCTGAATAACGTGCGCCCCGATGCCGCCGACCAGGATCTCTTTGATGTGGCCCAGGCCCTGGCCGGGCTGCAGGAATACCCCCTGGCCGGCGTGAACCGGATTGACAGCGCCCGCCTGGTGCAGGTGTAA
- the fabZ gene encoding 3-hydroxyacyl-ACP dehydratase FabZ, with product MLDVQLIQKILPHRYPFLLVDRIVEVEEGKRAVGIKNVTINEPFFAGHFPGHPVMPGVLIIEAMAQVGAVALLQMPEFAGKLALFAGIDKARFRRRVVPGDQLHIEVQILKMRGSIGRAAGRAMVGDQLAAEAELIFAVEQGS from the coding sequence ATGCTGGACGTACAGTTGATACAAAAAATTCTACCCCACCGCTACCCCTTCCTTCTGGTGGACAGGATTGTGGAGGTGGAAGAGGGAAAGCGGGCCGTGGGCATTAAAAATGTCACCATCAACGAACCCTTTTTTGCCGGGCACTTTCCCGGCCATCCGGTGATGCCCGGGGTGTTGATTATTGAAGCCATGGCGCAGGTAGGGGCGGTGGCTCTCCTGCAAATGCCGGAGTTTGCCGGAAAGCTGGCTCTTTTTGCCGGTATCGATAAGGCCCGGTTCCGCCGCCGGGTAGTACCCGGGGACCAGCTGCACATTGAAGTCCAGATTCTCAAAATGCGCGGGAGCATTGGCAGGGCGGCGGGGCGGGCCATGGTGGGGGACCAGCTGGCGGCCGAAGCGGAGCTCATTTTTGCCGTAGAACAGGGAAGTTAA
- the metK gene encoding methionine adenosyltransferase: protein MARRLFTSESVTEGHPDKVADQISDAILDEIIARDPDARVACETLVTTGLILVAGEITTKCYVDIPRIARETVREIGYTRAKYGFDCDTCAVVTSIDEQSPDIAMGVNKALEARSGEMTDSEIEAIGAGDQGMMFGFATNETKEFMPLPIALAHRLARRLATVRKTRELPYLRPDGKVQVTVEYEDDRPVRIDTVVISAQHHPRVPLDQIREDLIEKVVRPIIPPELLNSTTRYFINPTGRFVIGGPQGDTGLTGRKIIVDTYGGMARHGGGCFSGKDPTKVDRSASYAARYVAKNIVAAGLADKCEVQLAYAIGVARPVSIMVDTFGTGRVSEELLVKLIREHFDLRPAGIIKTLDLRRPIYRRTAAYGHFGRTDIDLPWERTDKAEILRKEAGA from the coding sequence TTGGCCAGGAGGCTGTTTACTTCAGAATCAGTTACCGAAGGCCACCCGGATAAGGTGGCCGATCAGATTTCCGATGCCATTCTGGATGAGATTATTGCCCGGGACCCCGACGCCCGGGTGGCCTGTGAAACGCTGGTCACCACCGGTTTGATTCTCGTGGCCGGCGAGATTACCACCAAATGTTATGTGGATATCCCCCGGATTGCCCGGGAAACGGTGCGGGAAATTGGCTATACCCGGGCCAAATACGGCTTTGACTGCGACACCTGTGCGGTGGTCACTTCCATTGACGAGCAATCGCCGGATATTGCCATGGGCGTGAATAAGGCCCTGGAGGCCCGTTCCGGGGAGATGACCGATTCGGAAATTGAAGCCATTGGTGCGGGGGACCAGGGTATGATGTTTGGTTTTGCCACCAATGAAACAAAAGAGTTCATGCCCCTTCCCATTGCCCTGGCCCACCGGCTGGCCCGCCGGCTGGCCACGGTCAGGAAGACCCGGGAACTGCCCTACCTGCGCCCGGACGGCAAGGTGCAGGTGACGGTGGAATATGAAGACGACCGGCCGGTGCGCATTGATACGGTGGTCATTTCAGCCCAGCATCACCCCCGGGTTCCCCTGGACCAAATCCGGGAAGACCTGATCGAAAAGGTTGTCCGGCCGATCATACCGCCGGAGCTGCTCAACTCTACCACCCGTTACTTCATCAACCCCACCGGTCGTTTTGTCATTGGTGGTCCCCAGGGGGATACGGGGCTGACCGGGCGTAAAATTATTGTGGATACCTACGGCGGTATGGCCCGCCACGGCGGCGGCTGCTTTTCCGGTAAAGATCCCACCAAGGTGGACCGTTCCGCCAGCTATGCCGCCCGCTACGTGGCCAAGAACATCGTGGCCGCCGGGCTGGCCGATAAGTGCGAGGTGCAGCTGGCCTACGCCATCGGCGTGGCCCGTCCGGTGTCCATAATGGTGGATACCTTCGGTACCGGCAGGGTCAGCGAAGAGCTTCTGGTCAAGCTGATCCGGGAACATTTTGACCTGCGCCCGGCCGGAATCATCAAAACCCTGGACCTGCGGCGGCCCATCTACCGCCGTACCGCCGCCTACGGCCACTTCGGCCGCACCGACATCGACCTCCCCTGGGAGCGCACCGACAAGGCCGAGATCCTGCGCAAGGAAGCGGGAGCGTAG
- the galU gene encoding UTP--glucose-1-phosphate uridylyltransferase GalU, with amino-acid sequence MQIRKAIIPAAGLGVRFLPATKAQPKEMLPIVDKPTIQYIIEEAVRSGIEDILIITGRHKRAIEDHFDKSPDLEEQLRAREKLGLLELVQDISEMVDIYYVRQKEPRGLGHAVYCARKFIGNEPFAVLLGDDIVRSRTPCLKQLLNLYEEMPGTILAVQEVSPEDVSKYGILDAEPIREGVYRVRDLVEKPAPGEAPSRLAIMGRYIIDPRIFEILAETPPGAGGEIQLTDALRVLCREQPVYGLAFKGRRYDVGDKLGYLKAMVEFALDRPDLGEEFAAYLKEIARTL; translated from the coding sequence TTGCAGATCCGTAAGGCCATTATTCCGGCGGCCGGTTTGGGTGTACGTTTTTTGCCGGCCACCAAAGCACAGCCCAAGGAGATGCTGCCCATAGTCGACAAGCCCACCATCCAGTACATCATTGAAGAGGCGGTGCGTTCAGGCATTGAAGATATTCTGATCATTACCGGCCGCCATAAGCGGGCCATAGAGGATCATTTCGACAAGTCTCCAGACCTGGAGGAGCAGTTAAGGGCCAGGGAGAAGCTGGGGCTGCTGGAACTGGTTCAGGATATCAGCGAAATGGTTGATATATATTACGTGCGGCAAAAGGAACCCAGGGGCCTGGGCCATGCCGTATACTGCGCCCGGAAGTTTATCGGCAACGAGCCCTTTGCCGTACTCCTGGGCGACGATATCGTACGCAGCAGGACGCCGTGTTTGAAGCAGTTGTTAAACCTCTACGAAGAAATGCCCGGCACCATCCTGGCGGTGCAGGAAGTGTCTCCGGAAGACGTCAGCAAGTACGGGATCCTGGACGCCGAGCCCATCAGGGAAGGCGTTTACCGGGTGCGGGATCTGGTGGAAAAGCCTGCTCCCGGGGAGGCTCCCTCCCGCCTGGCCATCATGGGCCGTTACATAATTGACCCGCGTATCTTTGAGATACTGGCCGAAACACCCCCCGGGGCGGGCGGGGAAATCCAGCTTACCGACGCCTTAAGGGTGCTCTGCCGGGAGCAGCCCGTGTACGGCCTGGCCTTTAAAGGGCGGCGCTACGATGTGGGAGATAAGCTGGGCTACCTCAAAGCCATGGTGGAATTTGCCCTGGACCGGCCGGATCTGGGTGAAGAATTTGCGGCCTATCTCAAGGAGATTGCCCGGACCCTCTAA
- a CDS encoding ComF family protein: MRSEKWELIGVHRLLIPLRELWSDFLDLLFPPSRGCPLCGAPAEDGELCPRCREMFLDNRMPVGCTICGCFQRPSGKRTGTHGEEPGGSGSGALVTTSRSTGRGGAPFPHLLCPRCGSGRPPFNAARAVGPYEGVLKEAVLRLKFRRERGLARPLGRLLAAVAREIVPPGTLPLVVPVPLSRKRMQARGFNQAEWLARELSLTLGWSLVPALRKVRETPPQTGLSRADRLSNLSGCFAVAPDVLLPGRVVLLVDDVFTTGSTVRECTSTLLAAGAAGVYVVTVAAPFCSRDLTAGSPGEA; encoded by the coding sequence GTGAGAAGTGAAAAGTGGGAGCTGATCGGGGTGCACCGTCTTTTAATCCCCCTGCGGGAACTGTGGAGCGATTTTCTGGATCTATTATTTCCCCCGTCCCGGGGGTGTCCCCTCTGTGGTGCCCCGGCGGAAGATGGAGAGCTTTGCCCCAGGTGCCGGGAGATGTTTTTAGACAACAGAATGCCGGTTGGCTGTACTATTTGCGGCTGCTTTCAGAGGCCGTCAGGAAAAAGAACCGGCACTCATGGTGAGGAGCCCGGAGGGTCTGGCAGTGGGGCTCTTGTCACAACTTCCCGGTCTACCGGCCGGGGCGGTGCTCCTTTCCCGCACCTGCTCTGCCCCCGGTGTGGGTCCGGGCGCCCTCCCTTTAACGCGGCCCGGGCCGTCGGTCCCTACGAAGGCGTGTTGAAAGAAGCTGTCCTGCGCCTGAAGTTTCGCCGGGAGCGGGGACTGGCACGCCCCCTGGGACGTCTTTTGGCCGCGGTGGCCCGGGAAATAGTTCCCCCTGGAACGCTTCCCCTTGTGGTCCCGGTGCCCCTTTCCCGGAAACGCATGCAGGCCCGGGGGTTTAATCAGGCCGAATGGCTGGCCCGGGAACTGTCCCTGACGCTGGGCTGGTCCCTTGTGCCGGCCCTGCGCAAGGTGCGGGAAACTCCTCCCCAGACCGGGCTATCCCGCGCGGACCGTTTGAGCAATCTGTCAGGCTGCTTTGCTGTTGCCCCGGACGTTCTGCTGCCGGGGCGGGTGGTGCTCCTGGTGGATGATGTTTTCACCACCGGCTCGACCGTCCGGGAATGTACAAGTACCCTTCTTGCGGCGGGTGCGGCGGGGGTCTACGTGGTCACCGTGGCTGCTCCTTTTTGTTCGCGTGATTTGACAGCGGGTTCGCCGGGGGAGGCATAA
- a CDS encoding DUF2922 domain-containing protein, translating to MAVTTTQTLRMVFKNQSGSNFTISLDNPRDNVTAAEIEAVMDLIISRNVFLTGGGALVSKQDVQIVDRTTNDLYDPA from the coding sequence GTGGCTGTCACCACCACCCAGACCCTGCGCATGGTCTTTAAAAATCAAAGCGGCTCCAACTTCACCATCAGCCTGGACAACCCCCGGGATAACGTTACCGCCGCCGAAATTGAAGCCGTAATGGACCTGATCATCAGCAGGAACGTCTTTCTCACCGGCGGCGGCGCCCTGGTATCCAAGCAGGATGTGCAGATCGTCGACCGCACCACCAACGACCTGTACGATCCGGCCTAA
- a CDS encoding GGDEF domain-containing protein: MRRITHVAYTWLVIGLGAWGLARLFSFLDLDYGRHFLVFIVLGVAAEWLAVNFPHGRLSGGFALVLATFILFDAPAAAWTGALATLISQGFLPRGNPLRAVFFNAAQHVLAVMAGNYVFLRVAGAAGNRLTVELAAGLLAFSGAYFLVNHLLVSLYVAPRRSLYPLLSWWDALRWDGFTCLFSIPIGLLMAFLYREAGLSGVVLLFLPVLVVQFVLRLYVHMELVNRELLALYHVARGLSQRLDVQEMLDLVLKETRRVVSYHSGVIYLWSEDRRYLEARAAAGPFREKLCKSVVFSGEGFIGWVLENGEPEIVHDVREDPRVRQEPGLFQVLRSLMVIPLSADTGKVGVLVIGDKRPFAFNENHLHTVSVICGQAAMAIANAILMERLAESANTDGLTGIYNHRYFTYRADVEYRRTRDAGLPLALIMLDVDNFKLINDRFGHVAGDAVLVELAGLLRDAVGEAGVVCRYGGEEFAVLLPGYDAARAGALAGELRRLVREHHFAVEGMPRQVRISLGVAACPRDAVDVTTLVQRADQALYGAKKAGKDRVMLYEQLAELPR; the protein is encoded by the coding sequence ATGCGTCGCATTACCCACGTTGCCTACACCTGGCTGGTCATCGGCCTGGGTGCGTGGGGCCTGGCGCGCCTTTTTTCTTTTCTGGACCTGGATTACGGCAGGCATTTTCTCGTTTTCATCGTCCTGGGGGTAGCCGCCGAGTGGCTGGCGGTCAACTTTCCCCACGGCCGGCTGTCGGGGGGTTTTGCACTGGTTCTGGCCACCTTTATCCTTTTTGATGCGCCGGCGGCGGCCTGGACCGGGGCCCTGGCCACCCTGATCAGTCAGGGGTTTTTGCCCCGGGGCAATCCCCTGCGGGCCGTTTTTTTCAATGCCGCCCAGCATGTGCTGGCGGTGATGGCCGGAAACTACGTTTTTCTCCGGGTTGCCGGTGCTGCCGGCAACCGGCTTACGGTGGAACTGGCCGCCGGCCTCCTTGCCTTTTCGGGGGCCTACTTTCTGGTGAATCACCTGCTGGTCTCTTTGTACGTTGCCCCCAGGAGATCCCTTTACCCCCTGCTTTCCTGGTGGGATGCCCTGCGCTGGGACGGGTTTACCTGCCTGTTCAGCATTCCCATAGGGCTGCTCATGGCCTTTTTGTACCGCGAAGCAGGTTTGTCCGGTGTGGTTCTCCTTTTCCTGCCCGTTCTGGTGGTACAGTTTGTCTTACGGTTATACGTGCATATGGAGCTGGTCAACAGGGAATTGCTGGCCCTCTACCACGTGGCCCGGGGATTGAGCCAGAGGCTTGATGTGCAGGAAATGTTGGACCTGGTGCTTAAAGAGACCCGCCGGGTGGTATCTTATCACAGCGGGGTGATTTACCTGTGGTCTGAGGACAGGCGGTATTTAGAGGCCCGGGCGGCTGCCGGTCCTTTCAGGGAAAAATTATGTAAGAGCGTGGTTTTTTCAGGGGAAGGTTTTATCGGCTGGGTCTTAGAAAACGGTGAGCCGGAAATTGTTCACGATGTGCGGGAAGATCCCCGGGTTCGGCAGGAACCGGGATTATTCCAGGTGCTGCGTTCTTTAATGGTTATTCCCCTTTCGGCCGACACAGGGAAGGTGGGTGTTCTGGTTATCGGGGATAAACGCCCCTTTGCCTTTAATGAAAACCACCTGCACACCGTTTCCGTCATTTGCGGCCAGGCGGCGATGGCCATTGCCAACGCCATCTTAATGGAGCGCCTGGCGGAAAGCGCCAATACCGACGGCCTGACTGGCATTTACAATCACCGTTATTTCACTTACCGGGCCGATGTCGAGTACCGGCGCACCCGGGATGCCGGGCTGCCCCTGGCGCTGATCATGCTGGATGTAGATAATTTCAAGCTGATCAACGACCGCTTCGGGCACGTGGCCGGGGATGCGGTGCTGGTGGAACTGGCCGGGCTCCTGCGGGATGCCGTGGGTGAGGCGGGGGTGGTTTGCCGGTACGGTGGGGAAGAATTTGCCGTCCTCCTGCCCGGCTATGATGCCGCCCGGGCCGGTGCCCTGGCCGGGGAACTGAGGCGGCTGGTGCGGGAACATCATTTTGCGGTAGAGGGCATGCCCCGGCAGGTACGGATCAGCCTGGGGGTAGCGGCCTGCCCCCGGGATGCGGTGGATGTAACCACGCTGGTGCAACGGGCCGACCAGGCACTTTACGGGGCCAAAAAAGCAGGCAAAGATCGCGTGATGCTGTACGAGCAGTTAGCCGAACTGCCGCGGTAG
- a CDS encoding YetF domain-containing protein — translation MNPYLQILIRGIGAFLGVLVITRVVGKTQVGQLTVADFVNAIVIGSIAAAMVTDLKENGWYYAFGLLLFGLLTVISEYASLKYRPLRKLIEGEPTVVIHNGKILENNMKKLIYNVDDLMMQLREKNVFNIADVEFAVAEPNGGLSVLLKSHKQPLTPSDMQIPTKYQGIPSELIVDGVVIQQNLKQNNLTEDWLYRELEKQGIKSVKDVMYASLDAEGKLYVDRKEDTMQHVTDITDKLPGKMPQ, via the coding sequence ATGAATCCTTATTTACAAATTCTCATCCGGGGTATCGGGGCCTTTCTGGGGGTGCTGGTGATCACCCGGGTGGTGGGTAAAACCCAGGTGGGCCAGCTTACGGTCGCAGATTTTGTCAATGCCATTGTAATCGGCTCTATAGCTGCGGCCATGGTTACGGATTTAAAAGAAAACGGCTGGTATTATGCCTTCGGCCTGCTGCTTTTTGGCCTTTTGACGGTTATTTCGGAGTATGCCTCTTTAAAATACCGCCCCCTGCGCAAGTTAATTGAAGGCGAACCTACTGTGGTCATTCATAACGGCAAGATCCTGGAAAATAACATGAAAAAGTTAATTTACAATGTGGATGACCTCATGATGCAGTTGAGGGAAAAAAATGTGTTCAATATTGCCGATGTGGAGTTTGCCGTGGCCGAACCCAACGGGGGGCTGAGCGTGCTGTTGAAAAGTCACAAGCAACCTCTTACTCCCAGCGATATGCAGATACCTACCAAGTATCAGGGCATTCCTTCGGAGTTGATTGTGGACGGTGTAGTAATCCAGCAAAACCTGAAGCAAAACAACCTCACCGAGGACTGGCTCTACCGGGAGCTGGAAAAGCAGGGCATCAAATCCGTCAAGGATGTCATGTACGCCAGCCTGGACGCGGAAGGCAAATTGTATGTGGACAGAAAAGAAGACACCATGCAGCATGTTACAGATATTACCGACAAACTTCCCGGCAAAATGCCACAGTAG
- a CDS encoding YvrJ family protein yields METILQAVGNLGFPIVVTAYLLVRIETKLENLAASIAGLAQAVNALRK; encoded by the coding sequence GTGGAAACCATTTTGCAGGCAGTAGGCAACCTGGGTTTTCCCATTGTGGTCACCGCCTACCTGCTGGTGCGTATTGAAACCAAGCTGGAGAACCTGGCCGCCAGCATCGCCGGGCTTGCCCAGGCGGTGAACGCCCTGCGGAAGTAG
- a CDS encoding SDR family oxidoreductase produces MRVLVTGGAGFIGSHVVEQLAACGADVAVLDDLSRGSLSNLHPAASLYHGDIRDEEFVRETLEQFRPRVVIHQAAQVDVQASLDDPARDAAVNIGGTIHLLEACRRTGVEKVIYASSAAVYGDPLYLPVDEEHPVRPLAGYGISKHTVEHYLEVYRGLYGLDYTVLRYANVYGPRQDATGEGGVVAVFVHRLLQGEAPCIFGDGEQTRDFVYVGDVAAANLAAVKKGSGRVLNVSTGRATSVNDLFLLLQQITGSKIKARYCPPRPGDIRHSYLSCDLARKTLGWRALTDLAAGLNLTVEWHRKERRLFMSGS; encoded by the coding sequence ATGCGGGTTCTGGTTACCGGCGGTGCCGGTTTTATTGGGTCCCATGTGGTGGAACAACTGGCGGCATGCGGGGCAGATGTTGCGGTGCTGGATGATCTCTCCCGGGGCAGCCTGTCCAACCTGCACCCTGCGGCCAGCCTCTATCATGGAGATATCCGGGACGAAGAGTTTGTGCGGGAAACCCTGGAGCAGTTCCGGCCCCGGGTGGTCATTCACCAGGCGGCCCAGGTGGACGTTCAGGCTTCCCTGGACGATCCCGCCCGGGACGCCGCAGTAAACATTGGCGGCACCATCCACCTGCTGGAGGCGTGCCGGCGCACCGGGGTGGAAAAGGTGATCTATGCCTCCTCGGCGGCTGTTTACGGGGATCCCCTCTACCTGCCTGTGGACGAGGAACATCCCGTTCGCCCCCTGGCAGGGTATGGCATTTCCAAGCATACGGTGGAACACTACCTGGAAGTTTACCGGGGGCTTTACGGGCTGGATTACACCGTGCTGCGCTACGCCAACGTTTACGGCCCCCGGCAGGACGCCACCGGTGAGGGGGGGGTGGTGGCTGTTTTTGTCCACCGCCTGCTGCAGGGTGAAGCTCCCTGTATCTTTGGGGACGGCGAGCAGACCCGGGATTTCGTTTACGTGGGGGATGTGGCCGCGGCAAACCTGGCCGCCGTCAAAAAAGGCAGCGGCCGGGTGCTTAATGTGAGCACCGGCCGCGCCACGTCGGTGAACGATCTATTCCTGCTGCTGCAACAAATTACCGGGAGCAAAATAAAAGCCCGCTACTGCCCGCCCCGCCCGGGGGACATCCGCCACAGCTATTTATCCTGCGACCTGGCGCGGAAAACCCTGGGCTGGCGGGCCCTCACGGACCTGGCCGCCGGTTTGAACTTAACCGTGGAGTGGCATAGAAAAGAAAGGCGCCTATTTATGAGCGGTTCTTGA
- a CDS encoding phosphoglucomutase/phosphomannomutase family protein: protein MATRISFGTDGWRGILARDFTFDNVALVTRAVADYLEAHHLAGRGVVVGYDNRFLSEQLAATVAGVFTGRGIPVYLTGRATPTPVTAFAIKEHRAGGAVMLTASHNPPEYNGFKFIPEYAGPALPHITREIEDNIHRLQATGEHEGGPAEPSGEAAQKIDPRPAYFQHITKLIDLDAIRKARLRIIVDPMYGAGIGYLEDILAGEGIEVEAIHNRRDPLFGGSLPEPTGKSLGELRSLVLEREAHLGLALDGDADRFGIIDRDGTYIAPNLFLPLLYYHLLQTRGERGPVARTVATTHLLDRLARAFNQEVYETPVGFKYIGQHLLEKNCLLGGEESGGLSIRGHIPEKDGILAGLLAAEMVAAHGKSLTGLAYEVWSRFGRLYSERLDIHTSAEEKKRVLGVLKDLYPPEIGGLKVERRIAVDGIKLVLENGAWVLVRASGTEPLFRIYVEASTEEELRRLQQAARSMLGL, encoded by the coding sequence CTGGCAACCAGAATTTCCTTCGGTACCGACGGCTGGCGGGGCATTTTGGCCCGGGATTTCACCTTTGATAATGTGGCCCTGGTGACCCGGGCGGTGGCCGATTACCTTGAAGCCCACCATCTGGCCGGACGAGGGGTGGTGGTCGGTTACGACAACCGTTTCCTGTCGGAACAACTGGCCGCCACCGTGGCCGGCGTCTTCACCGGGCGGGGTATTCCCGTCTATCTTACCGGAAGGGCCACTCCCACCCCCGTTACTGCCTTTGCCATCAAGGAACACCGGGCCGGGGGGGCCGTAATGCTGACGGCCAGTCACAACCCGCCCGAATATAACGGTTTTAAGTTTATCCCGGAATATGCCGGGCCGGCCCTGCCCCACATTACCCGGGAGATTGAAGATAATATTCACCGCCTGCAGGCAACCGGGGAACACGAAGGCGGTCCGGCTGAACCTTCCGGGGAAGCTGCTCAAAAGATCGACCCCCGGCCTGCTTACTTCCAGCACATCACGAAGCTCATTGATCTTGACGCCATTAGAAAGGCCCGTTTAAGGATTATCGTGGATCCCATGTACGGGGCGGGTATCGGTTACCTGGAAGATATTCTGGCCGGTGAGGGGATCGAGGTGGAAGCAATCCATAACCGGCGGGATCCCCTTTTCGGCGGCAGTCTCCCCGAGCCGACCGGAAAGTCCCTGGGAGAGCTGCGCTCCCTGGTCCTGGAGCGTGAGGCCCATCTGGGCCTGGCCCTGGACGGTGATGCCGACCGCTTCGGCATCATTGACCGGGACGGCACCTATATCGCACCCAACCTGTTCCTGCCCCTGCTGTACTACCACCTGCTCCAGACCCGGGGTGAACGGGGGCCGGTGGCCCGCACCGTAGCCACCACCCATTTGCTGGACCGCCTGGCCCGTGCTTTTAATCAAGAAGTTTACGAGACACCCGTTGGCTTCAAATACATCGGCCAGCACCTGCTGGAGAAGAACTGCCTTTTAGGGGGGGAAGAAAGCGGCGGGTTGTCCATCCGCGGGCACATTCCGGAAAAAGACGGCATCCTGGCCGGGCTTCTGGCGGCGGAAATGGTGGCCGCCCACGGCAAAAGCCTGACCGGCCTGGCCTACGAGGTTTGGTCCCGTTTTGGCCGCCTGTACAGCGAGCGGCTGGACATTCATACGTCGGCGGAAGAAAAGAAAAGGGTCCTGGGTGTATTAAAGGACCTTTATCCTCCGGAAATTGGCGGCTTGAAGGTGGAGCGGCGCATCGCCGTGGATGGGATCAAGCTGGTGCTGGAAAACGGCGCCTGGGTGCTGGTGCGGGCTTCGGGCACCGAGCCCCTTTTCCGTATTTACGTGGAGGCCAGTACTGAAGAGGAGCTGCGCCGTCTCCAGCAGGCCGCGCGGAGCATGCTGGGGCTGTAA